The following proteins are co-located in the Poecile atricapillus isolate bPoeAtr1 chromosome 20, bPoeAtr1.hap1, whole genome shotgun sequence genome:
- the STKLD1 gene encoding serine/threonine kinase-like domain-containing protein STKLD1 isoform X3, with protein MLAAQLKTDKGAQKKYAIKQVECIDQHQANAALKEAMDLLKLRHPNICTYKELFMTWNNEVSSLFLCLVMQHSGQGDLSALIKEKRQKSEKITDMVVQKFLGQMVDALFYIHKQNIWHRNLKPSNILVTGEASFMLSDFSTETLMKDELKWKIRVEEESKSWMAPETFGFSFTEKSDIWSLGCVLLDMMSCFVLNAEEINSLLQDIRGDSSCLVEVLNLVQDGESSYLPFFPILLMMLQIEPSMRPTARDLVTIPFIEKCLIFAGDTSIKLKKSLPPTITDLLFQGGVESVLEFMQAFWDIEEVQTKGIQHLARFVKDKSAFPHLLTCTEVITLAMKTHVDSLDLQVQSCTLLLKILTQALEQGVMMALDERVASCLLHTVRKHSENEEFLSMLCTLLMMVAASEVSVENLRKVGMLPDLLSILRRFLHNDKICFSCCAVLWSLTVSGNSENNADQEVLESALPVTCAVLRRHLQNGVVAESACSALWALALQGCLTDSDYEPTAALLLDALRMNPERAVLVKNGCLALASLVRLSETAALAILLDSKGSGIELIKDEYHLHFDEPGVAEALCLLMSEMVQYDEVMLDMRSQKMEKLLSEIKLQFPFSTEIQTLVGAILLKLRKEKRFV; from the exons ATGCTGGCAGCTCAACTGAAAACAGACAAAGGTGCCCAGAAGAAATATGCAATAAAGCAG GTTGAATGCATTGACCAACACCAAGCAAATGCGGCCTTGAAGGAG GCAATGGACTTGCTAAAACTCCGCCACCCTAACATCTGTACTTACAAGGAATTGTTTATGACTTGGAATAATGAG GTCTCATCTCTGTTCCTCTGCCTGGTAATGCAGCACTCAGGCCAAGGAGATCTTTCAGCTCTAATCAAGGAAAAGAGGCAGAAGTCAGAAAAGATAACAGACATG GTGGTTCAGAAGTTCCTGGGACAGATGGTGGATGCTTTGTTTTACATacacaaacaaaatatttggcACAG AAATCTCAAGCCATCAAACATCCTTGTGACTGGTGAAGCATCCTTCATGCTAAGTGACTTCAGTACTGAAACACTTATGAAAGATGagctgaaatggaaaataagagTGGAAGAAG AAAGCAAGTCTTGGATGGCTCCAGAAACATTTGGATTTTCTTTCACTGAGAAATCTGACATCTGGTCTCTGGGCTGTGTCCTCCTTGATATGATGAGCTGCTTTGTTCTGAAT GCAGAAGAGATAAATTCCTTGCTGCAGGATATcagaggggacagcagctgcCTTGTGGAAGTCCTGAACCTGGTGCAGGATGGAGAAAGCAGCTATTTGCCTTTCTTTCCAATTTTATTGATGATGCTGCAGATTGAACCCAGCATGAGACCCACAGCAAG GGATCTGGTCACCATTCCGTTTATTGAGAAATGCCTGATTTTTGCTGGTGACACCTCAATAAAACTGAAGaagtctctgcctcccacaaTAACAGATTTGCTCTTTCAAGGAGGAGTTGAAAGTGTTCTAG AATTCATGCAGGCTTTCTGGGATATTGAAGAAGTCCAGACTAAAGGCATTCAGCACCTTGCCAGATTTGTAAAGGATAAAAGTG CATTCCCCCATCTGCTAACATGCACAGAAGTGATCACTCTTGCCATGAAGACTCACGTAGATTCTCTGGATTTACAAGTACAAAGCTGCACTTTATTGCTCAAAATTCTTACTCAAG CTCTGGAACAGGGGGTGATGATGGCCCTGGATGAGAGAGTGGCCAGCTGCCTGTTACACACAGTGAGAAAACATTCTGAAAATGAAGAGTTCCTTTCAATGCTCTGCACATTATTGATGATGGTTGCAGCCAGTG AAGTATCTGTGGAGAACCTAAGGAAAGTTGGAATGCTTCCAGACCTTCTGTCAATTTTAAGACGCTTTCTTCATAATGACAAGATCTGCTTCTCTTGCTGTGCTGTTCTCTGGAGCTTGACTGTGAGTG GTAATTCAGAGAATAATGCAGACCAAGAAGTGCTGGAAAGTGCTCTCCCTGTCACCTGTGCAGTGCTTCGGAGACACCTCCAGAATGGAGTCGTTGCAGAGTCTGCCTGCTCGGCCCTGTGGGCACTGGCACTGCAAG gttGCTTAACTGACAGTGACTATGAGCCCACAGCAGCACTTTTGCTGGATGCACTCAGGATGAACCCAGAAAGAGCAGTGCTGGTGAAGAATGGCTGCCTGGCATTAGCCAGCCTTGTGAGGCTCTCAG aaactgcagctttGGCAATTCTGCTGGACTCAAAAGGCAGTGGAATAGAGCTAATCAAAGATGAATATCACCTTCACTTCGATGAGCCAGGAGTGGCAGAAGCTCTGTGCCTGCTGATGAGTGAGATGGTTCAGTATG ATGAAGTTATGCTGGATATGAGGTcccagaaaatggaaaagctgctgtctgaaataAAACTCCAGTTTCCATTTAGCACG GAGATTCAGACCCTGGTGGGTGCAATACTTTTGAaactgaggaaggaaaaacgcttTGTCTGA
- the STKLD1 gene encoding serine/threonine kinase-like domain-containing protein STKLD1 isoform X2, producing MEKYQVLEQLQPGALGTMLAAQLKTDKGAQKKYAIKQVECIDQHQANAALKEAMDLLKLRHPNICTYKELFMTWNNEVSSLFLCLVMQHSGQGDLSALIKEKRQKSEKITDMVVQKFLGQMVDALFYIHKQNIWHRNLKPSNILVTGEASFMLSDFSTETLMKDELKWKIRVEEESKSWMAPETFGFSFTEKSDIWSLGCVLLDMMSCFVLNDIRGDSSCLVEVLNLVQDGESSYLPFFPILLMMLQIEPSMRPTARDLVTIPFIEKCLIFAGDTSIKLKKSLPPTITDLLFQGGVESVLEFMQAFWDIEEVQTKGIQHLARFVKDKSAFPHLLTCTEVITLAMKTHVDSLDLQVQSCTLLLKILTQALEQGVMMALDERVASCLLHTVRKHSENEEFLSMLCTLLMMVAASEVSVENLRKVGMLPDLLSILRRFLHNDKICFSCCAVLWSLTVSGNSENNADQEVLESALPVTCAVLRRHLQNGVVAESACSALWALALQGCLTDSDYEPTAALLLDALRMNPERAVLVKNGCLALASLVRLSETAALAILLDSKGSGIELIKDEYHLHFDEPGVAEALCLLMSEMVQYDEVMLDMRSQKMEKLLSEIKLQFPFSTEIQTLVGAILLKLRKEKRFV from the exons ATGGAAAAATACCag gtgctggagcagctccagcccggggCACTGGGCACGATGCTGGCAGCTCAACTGAAAACAGACAAAGGTGCCCAGAAGAAATATGCAATAAAGCAG GTTGAATGCATTGACCAACACCAAGCAAATGCGGCCTTGAAGGAG GCAATGGACTTGCTAAAACTCCGCCACCCTAACATCTGTACTTACAAGGAATTGTTTATGACTTGGAATAATGAG GTCTCATCTCTGTTCCTCTGCCTGGTAATGCAGCACTCAGGCCAAGGAGATCTTTCAGCTCTAATCAAGGAAAAGAGGCAGAAGTCAGAAAAGATAACAGACATG GTGGTTCAGAAGTTCCTGGGACAGATGGTGGATGCTTTGTTTTACATacacaaacaaaatatttggcACAG AAATCTCAAGCCATCAAACATCCTTGTGACTGGTGAAGCATCCTTCATGCTAAGTGACTTCAGTACTGAAACACTTATGAAAGATGagctgaaatggaaaataagagTGGAAGAAG AAAGCAAGTCTTGGATGGCTCCAGAAACATTTGGATTTTCTTTCACTGAGAAATCTGACATCTGGTCTCTGGGCTGTGTCCTCCTTGATATGATGAGCTGCTTTGTTCTGAAT GATATcagaggggacagcagctgcCTTGTGGAAGTCCTGAACCTGGTGCAGGATGGAGAAAGCAGCTATTTGCCTTTCTTTCCAATTTTATTGATGATGCTGCAGATTGAACCCAGCATGAGACCCACAGCAAG GGATCTGGTCACCATTCCGTTTATTGAGAAATGCCTGATTTTTGCTGGTGACACCTCAATAAAACTGAAGaagtctctgcctcccacaaTAACAGATTTGCTCTTTCAAGGAGGAGTTGAAAGTGTTCTAG AATTCATGCAGGCTTTCTGGGATATTGAAGAAGTCCAGACTAAAGGCATTCAGCACCTTGCCAGATTTGTAAAGGATAAAAGTG CATTCCCCCATCTGCTAACATGCACAGAAGTGATCACTCTTGCCATGAAGACTCACGTAGATTCTCTGGATTTACAAGTACAAAGCTGCACTTTATTGCTCAAAATTCTTACTCAAG CTCTGGAACAGGGGGTGATGATGGCCCTGGATGAGAGAGTGGCCAGCTGCCTGTTACACACAGTGAGAAAACATTCTGAAAATGAAGAGTTCCTTTCAATGCTCTGCACATTATTGATGATGGTTGCAGCCAGTG AAGTATCTGTGGAGAACCTAAGGAAAGTTGGAATGCTTCCAGACCTTCTGTCAATTTTAAGACGCTTTCTTCATAATGACAAGATCTGCTTCTCTTGCTGTGCTGTTCTCTGGAGCTTGACTGTGAGTG GTAATTCAGAGAATAATGCAGACCAAGAAGTGCTGGAAAGTGCTCTCCCTGTCACCTGTGCAGTGCTTCGGAGACACCTCCAGAATGGAGTCGTTGCAGAGTCTGCCTGCTCGGCCCTGTGGGCACTGGCACTGCAAG gttGCTTAACTGACAGTGACTATGAGCCCACAGCAGCACTTTTGCTGGATGCACTCAGGATGAACCCAGAAAGAGCAGTGCTGGTGAAGAATGGCTGCCTGGCATTAGCCAGCCTTGTGAGGCTCTCAG aaactgcagctttGGCAATTCTGCTGGACTCAAAAGGCAGTGGAATAGAGCTAATCAAAGATGAATATCACCTTCACTTCGATGAGCCAGGAGTGGCAGAAGCTCTGTGCCTGCTGATGAGTGAGATGGTTCAGTATG ATGAAGTTATGCTGGATATGAGGTcccagaaaatggaaaagctgctgtctgaaataAAACTCCAGTTTCCATTTAGCACG GAGATTCAGACCCTGGTGGGTGCAATACTTTTGAaactgaggaaggaaaaacgcttTGTCTGA
- the STKLD1 gene encoding serine/threonine kinase-like domain-containing protein STKLD1 isoform X5 translates to MDLLKLRHPNICTYKELFMTWNNEVSSLFLCLVMQHSGQGDLSALIKEKRQKSEKITDMVVQKFLGQMVDALFYIHKQNIWHRNLKPSNILVTGEASFMLSDFSTETLMKDELKWKIRVEEESKSWMAPETFGFSFTEKSDIWSLGCVLLDMMSCFVLNAEEINSLLQDIRGDSSCLVEVLNLVQDGESSYLPFFPILLMMLQIEPSMRPTARDLVTIPFIEKCLIFAGDTSIKLKKSLPPTITDLLFQGGVESVLEFMQAFWDIEEVQTKGIQHLARFVKDKSAFPHLLTCTEVITLAMKTHVDSLDLQVQSCTLLLKILTQALEQGVMMALDERVASCLLHTVRKHSENEEFLSMLCTLLMMVAASEVSVENLRKVGMLPDLLSILRRFLHNDKICFSCCAVLWSLTVSGNSENNADQEVLESALPVTCAVLRRHLQNGVVAESACSALWALALQGCLTDSDYEPTAALLLDALRMNPERAVLVKNGCLALASLVRLSETAALAILLDSKGSGIELIKDEYHLHFDEPGVAEALCLLMSEMVQYDEVMLDMRSQKMEKLLSEIKLQFPFSTEIQTLVGAILLKLRKEKRFV, encoded by the exons ATGGACTTGCTAAAACTCCGCCACCCTAACATCTGTACTTACAAGGAATTGTTTATGACTTGGAATAATGAG GTCTCATCTCTGTTCCTCTGCCTGGTAATGCAGCACTCAGGCCAAGGAGATCTTTCAGCTCTAATCAAGGAAAAGAGGCAGAAGTCAGAAAAGATAACAGACATG GTGGTTCAGAAGTTCCTGGGACAGATGGTGGATGCTTTGTTTTACATacacaaacaaaatatttggcACAG AAATCTCAAGCCATCAAACATCCTTGTGACTGGTGAAGCATCCTTCATGCTAAGTGACTTCAGTACTGAAACACTTATGAAAGATGagctgaaatggaaaataagagTGGAAGAAG AAAGCAAGTCTTGGATGGCTCCAGAAACATTTGGATTTTCTTTCACTGAGAAATCTGACATCTGGTCTCTGGGCTGTGTCCTCCTTGATATGATGAGCTGCTTTGTTCTGAAT GCAGAAGAGATAAATTCCTTGCTGCAGGATATcagaggggacagcagctgcCTTGTGGAAGTCCTGAACCTGGTGCAGGATGGAGAAAGCAGCTATTTGCCTTTCTTTCCAATTTTATTGATGATGCTGCAGATTGAACCCAGCATGAGACCCACAGCAAG GGATCTGGTCACCATTCCGTTTATTGAGAAATGCCTGATTTTTGCTGGTGACACCTCAATAAAACTGAAGaagtctctgcctcccacaaTAACAGATTTGCTCTTTCAAGGAGGAGTTGAAAGTGTTCTAG AATTCATGCAGGCTTTCTGGGATATTGAAGAAGTCCAGACTAAAGGCATTCAGCACCTTGCCAGATTTGTAAAGGATAAAAGTG CATTCCCCCATCTGCTAACATGCACAGAAGTGATCACTCTTGCCATGAAGACTCACGTAGATTCTCTGGATTTACAAGTACAAAGCTGCACTTTATTGCTCAAAATTCTTACTCAAG CTCTGGAACAGGGGGTGATGATGGCCCTGGATGAGAGAGTGGCCAGCTGCCTGTTACACACAGTGAGAAAACATTCTGAAAATGAAGAGTTCCTTTCAATGCTCTGCACATTATTGATGATGGTTGCAGCCAGTG AAGTATCTGTGGAGAACCTAAGGAAAGTTGGAATGCTTCCAGACCTTCTGTCAATTTTAAGACGCTTTCTTCATAATGACAAGATCTGCTTCTCTTGCTGTGCTGTTCTCTGGAGCTTGACTGTGAGTG GTAATTCAGAGAATAATGCAGACCAAGAAGTGCTGGAAAGTGCTCTCCCTGTCACCTGTGCAGTGCTTCGGAGACACCTCCAGAATGGAGTCGTTGCAGAGTCTGCCTGCTCGGCCCTGTGGGCACTGGCACTGCAAG gttGCTTAACTGACAGTGACTATGAGCCCACAGCAGCACTTTTGCTGGATGCACTCAGGATGAACCCAGAAAGAGCAGTGCTGGTGAAGAATGGCTGCCTGGCATTAGCCAGCCTTGTGAGGCTCTCAG aaactgcagctttGGCAATTCTGCTGGACTCAAAAGGCAGTGGAATAGAGCTAATCAAAGATGAATATCACCTTCACTTCGATGAGCCAGGAGTGGCAGAAGCTCTGTGCCTGCTGATGAGTGAGATGGTTCAGTATG ATGAAGTTATGCTGGATATGAGGTcccagaaaatggaaaagctgctgtctgaaataAAACTCCAGTTTCCATTTAGCACG GAGATTCAGACCCTGGTGGGTGCAATACTTTTGAaactgaggaaggaaaaacgcttTGTCTGA
- the STKLD1 gene encoding serine/threonine kinase-like domain-containing protein STKLD1 isoform X6, producing MVVQKFLGQMVDALFYIHKQNIWHRNLKPSNILVTGEASFMLSDFSTETLMKDELKWKIRVEEESKSWMAPETFGFSFTEKSDIWSLGCVLLDMMSCFVLNAEEINSLLQDIRGDSSCLVEVLNLVQDGESSYLPFFPILLMMLQIEPSMRPTARDLVTIPFIEKCLIFAGDTSIKLKKSLPPTITDLLFQGGVESVLEFMQAFWDIEEVQTKGIQHLARFVKDKSAFPHLLTCTEVITLAMKTHVDSLDLQVQSCTLLLKILTQALEQGVMMALDERVASCLLHTVRKHSENEEFLSMLCTLLMMVAASEVSVENLRKVGMLPDLLSILRRFLHNDKICFSCCAVLWSLTVSGNSENNADQEVLESALPVTCAVLRRHLQNGVVAESACSALWALALQGCLTDSDYEPTAALLLDALRMNPERAVLVKNGCLALASLVRLSETAALAILLDSKGSGIELIKDEYHLHFDEPGVAEALCLLMSEMVQYDEVMLDMRSQKMEKLLSEIKLQFPFSTEIQTLVGAILLKLRKEKRFV from the exons ATG GTGGTTCAGAAGTTCCTGGGACAGATGGTGGATGCTTTGTTTTACATacacaaacaaaatatttggcACAG AAATCTCAAGCCATCAAACATCCTTGTGACTGGTGAAGCATCCTTCATGCTAAGTGACTTCAGTACTGAAACACTTATGAAAGATGagctgaaatggaaaataagagTGGAAGAAG AAAGCAAGTCTTGGATGGCTCCAGAAACATTTGGATTTTCTTTCACTGAGAAATCTGACATCTGGTCTCTGGGCTGTGTCCTCCTTGATATGATGAGCTGCTTTGTTCTGAAT GCAGAAGAGATAAATTCCTTGCTGCAGGATATcagaggggacagcagctgcCTTGTGGAAGTCCTGAACCTGGTGCAGGATGGAGAAAGCAGCTATTTGCCTTTCTTTCCAATTTTATTGATGATGCTGCAGATTGAACCCAGCATGAGACCCACAGCAAG GGATCTGGTCACCATTCCGTTTATTGAGAAATGCCTGATTTTTGCTGGTGACACCTCAATAAAACTGAAGaagtctctgcctcccacaaTAACAGATTTGCTCTTTCAAGGAGGAGTTGAAAGTGTTCTAG AATTCATGCAGGCTTTCTGGGATATTGAAGAAGTCCAGACTAAAGGCATTCAGCACCTTGCCAGATTTGTAAAGGATAAAAGTG CATTCCCCCATCTGCTAACATGCACAGAAGTGATCACTCTTGCCATGAAGACTCACGTAGATTCTCTGGATTTACAAGTACAAAGCTGCACTTTATTGCTCAAAATTCTTACTCAAG CTCTGGAACAGGGGGTGATGATGGCCCTGGATGAGAGAGTGGCCAGCTGCCTGTTACACACAGTGAGAAAACATTCTGAAAATGAAGAGTTCCTTTCAATGCTCTGCACATTATTGATGATGGTTGCAGCCAGTG AAGTATCTGTGGAGAACCTAAGGAAAGTTGGAATGCTTCCAGACCTTCTGTCAATTTTAAGACGCTTTCTTCATAATGACAAGATCTGCTTCTCTTGCTGTGCTGTTCTCTGGAGCTTGACTGTGAGTG GTAATTCAGAGAATAATGCAGACCAAGAAGTGCTGGAAAGTGCTCTCCCTGTCACCTGTGCAGTGCTTCGGAGACACCTCCAGAATGGAGTCGTTGCAGAGTCTGCCTGCTCGGCCCTGTGGGCACTGGCACTGCAAG gttGCTTAACTGACAGTGACTATGAGCCCACAGCAGCACTTTTGCTGGATGCACTCAGGATGAACCCAGAAAGAGCAGTGCTGGTGAAGAATGGCTGCCTGGCATTAGCCAGCCTTGTGAGGCTCTCAG aaactgcagctttGGCAATTCTGCTGGACTCAAAAGGCAGTGGAATAGAGCTAATCAAAGATGAATATCACCTTCACTTCGATGAGCCAGGAGTGGCAGAAGCTCTGTGCCTGCTGATGAGTGAGATGGTTCAGTATG ATGAAGTTATGCTGGATATGAGGTcccagaaaatggaaaagctgctgtctgaaataAAACTCCAGTTTCCATTTAGCACG GAGATTCAGACCCTGGTGGGTGCAATACTTTTGAaactgaggaaggaaaaacgcttTGTCTGA
- the STKLD1 gene encoding serine/threonine kinase-like domain-containing protein STKLD1 isoform X1 translates to MEKYQVLEQLQPGALGTMLAAQLKTDKGAQKKYAIKQVECIDQHQANAALKEAMDLLKLRHPNICTYKELFMTWNNEVSSLFLCLVMQHSGQGDLSALIKEKRQKSEKITDMVVQKFLGQMVDALFYIHKQNIWHRNLKPSNILVTGEASFMLSDFSTETLMKDELKWKIRVEEESKSWMAPETFGFSFTEKSDIWSLGCVLLDMMSCFVLNAEEINSLLQDIRGDSSCLVEVLNLVQDGESSYLPFFPILLMMLQIEPSMRPTARDLVTIPFIEKCLIFAGDTSIKLKKSLPPTITDLLFQGGVESVLEFMQAFWDIEEVQTKGIQHLARFVKDKSAFPHLLTCTEVITLAMKTHVDSLDLQVQSCTLLLKILTQALEQGVMMALDERVASCLLHTVRKHSENEEFLSMLCTLLMMVAASEVSVENLRKVGMLPDLLSILRRFLHNDKICFSCCAVLWSLTVSGNSENNADQEVLESALPVTCAVLRRHLQNGVVAESACSALWALALQGCLTDSDYEPTAALLLDALRMNPERAVLVKNGCLALASLVRLSETAALAILLDSKGSGIELIKDEYHLHFDEPGVAEALCLLMSEMVQYDEVMLDMRSQKMEKLLSEIKLQFPFSTEIQTLVGAILLKLRKEKRFV, encoded by the exons ATGGAAAAATACCag gtgctggagcagctccagcccggggCACTGGGCACGATGCTGGCAGCTCAACTGAAAACAGACAAAGGTGCCCAGAAGAAATATGCAATAAAGCAG GTTGAATGCATTGACCAACACCAAGCAAATGCGGCCTTGAAGGAG GCAATGGACTTGCTAAAACTCCGCCACCCTAACATCTGTACTTACAAGGAATTGTTTATGACTTGGAATAATGAG GTCTCATCTCTGTTCCTCTGCCTGGTAATGCAGCACTCAGGCCAAGGAGATCTTTCAGCTCTAATCAAGGAAAAGAGGCAGAAGTCAGAAAAGATAACAGACATG GTGGTTCAGAAGTTCCTGGGACAGATGGTGGATGCTTTGTTTTACATacacaaacaaaatatttggcACAG AAATCTCAAGCCATCAAACATCCTTGTGACTGGTGAAGCATCCTTCATGCTAAGTGACTTCAGTACTGAAACACTTATGAAAGATGagctgaaatggaaaataagagTGGAAGAAG AAAGCAAGTCTTGGATGGCTCCAGAAACATTTGGATTTTCTTTCACTGAGAAATCTGACATCTGGTCTCTGGGCTGTGTCCTCCTTGATATGATGAGCTGCTTTGTTCTGAAT GCAGAAGAGATAAATTCCTTGCTGCAGGATATcagaggggacagcagctgcCTTGTGGAAGTCCTGAACCTGGTGCAGGATGGAGAAAGCAGCTATTTGCCTTTCTTTCCAATTTTATTGATGATGCTGCAGATTGAACCCAGCATGAGACCCACAGCAAG GGATCTGGTCACCATTCCGTTTATTGAGAAATGCCTGATTTTTGCTGGTGACACCTCAATAAAACTGAAGaagtctctgcctcccacaaTAACAGATTTGCTCTTTCAAGGAGGAGTTGAAAGTGTTCTAG AATTCATGCAGGCTTTCTGGGATATTGAAGAAGTCCAGACTAAAGGCATTCAGCACCTTGCCAGATTTGTAAAGGATAAAAGTG CATTCCCCCATCTGCTAACATGCACAGAAGTGATCACTCTTGCCATGAAGACTCACGTAGATTCTCTGGATTTACAAGTACAAAGCTGCACTTTATTGCTCAAAATTCTTACTCAAG CTCTGGAACAGGGGGTGATGATGGCCCTGGATGAGAGAGTGGCCAGCTGCCTGTTACACACAGTGAGAAAACATTCTGAAAATGAAGAGTTCCTTTCAATGCTCTGCACATTATTGATGATGGTTGCAGCCAGTG AAGTATCTGTGGAGAACCTAAGGAAAGTTGGAATGCTTCCAGACCTTCTGTCAATTTTAAGACGCTTTCTTCATAATGACAAGATCTGCTTCTCTTGCTGTGCTGTTCTCTGGAGCTTGACTGTGAGTG GTAATTCAGAGAATAATGCAGACCAAGAAGTGCTGGAAAGTGCTCTCCCTGTCACCTGTGCAGTGCTTCGGAGACACCTCCAGAATGGAGTCGTTGCAGAGTCTGCCTGCTCGGCCCTGTGGGCACTGGCACTGCAAG gttGCTTAACTGACAGTGACTATGAGCCCACAGCAGCACTTTTGCTGGATGCACTCAGGATGAACCCAGAAAGAGCAGTGCTGGTGAAGAATGGCTGCCTGGCATTAGCCAGCCTTGTGAGGCTCTCAG aaactgcagctttGGCAATTCTGCTGGACTCAAAAGGCAGTGGAATAGAGCTAATCAAAGATGAATATCACCTTCACTTCGATGAGCCAGGAGTGGCAGAAGCTCTGTGCCTGCTGATGAGTGAGATGGTTCAGTATG ATGAAGTTATGCTGGATATGAGGTcccagaaaatggaaaagctgctgtctgaaataAAACTCCAGTTTCCATTTAGCACG GAGATTCAGACCCTGGTGGGTGCAATACTTTTGAaactgaggaaggaaaaacgcttTGTCTGA